DNA from Brassica napus cultivar Da-Ae chromosome C4, Da-Ae, whole genome shotgun sequence:
GATAGATAGACCGATCCGAATCACATGCAATACCGAACAAAAAGTTAAGGCTGAGAATGAACGATAGATTTTTGCGCAACTTCGTcttcttattattttgattatgaTAACAACTATACAGAATACGAATAAAAACATTGGTGTAAAACGTGGCATATATCTGAATATTCTCTACCACCAGTAACACCATCAACGACAATATTTCACACGTTATCACCGACGTCAACTCTGAGTCTTCGTTCACCGTCCGTGTACCGGTGTCACCGGTAGACTCCGGTGATATATTTAATTCCGATTCTGCCCTTGTTGAGCTCGGATATTCCCATTGTGCCCCTGACTCTTCGGAAGCATTGCCTCTAACCTCAGTCCAACCATTAGATTCCCAAATTGCCTCTCCTCCGATCGTCGCTAGTTTACTTATCCTTGCCATAGCTGAGACCATAGATTCAACTCTCAACTCATCGCTCTGTTCCTCTTCCTCGAACTCCGAGTTGACCCAGTCCAATACGCAACGCGGAGACGACTCGGTAGTGAACAACAAGTGATGATGATCTTGACATAGAAACGGATGCTCCAAAAGCTGTTCGCAACTCCATCTCTGCCTCCTGTCTCGTCTCAAGCATTTGTCCAAGAAGTCGCGGCAGAGCTCCGAAACACCCGCCGGAATAAACGGCAACTCGTTTGAAAACCCGATTCGACTCAGCGAGTCGAAACCGTGATCTTCCCACGCTGGCTTTCCGGTGAGCATCTCGACGACCGTACAGCCAAGAGACCACACGTCGCTCTCCGGTCCTTGGTACTCTCTCCTCACCACCTCCGGAGCCATCCAGAGCGGACTTCCACGCGAAGCAATCTCCGCCGCCGGTTTCTCCAACTCCATTGCCGAGCCGAAGTCCGCAAGCTTAACGAAGCTTCCGCCGTTAACAACGAGAACGTTCTTCGACTTCACGTCGCAGTGGACGATTCCGTTAGCGTGAACGTGGCCGAGAGCAGAGACGAGGCACCAAACGTAACGCCGAAGGAGAGTTTCGTCGTTAACGATTTTACCAACGTTAGCCACGTCACCTTCCGGTAAATACTCCAAGTGGAGATTCCTAAACGACGTCGTTCCCTCGTTAGACACGTCATCGTCGAGGAACCTCACGATGTGCGGGTGAGTCTTGAGAGAGCGGAGGATCGCGATTTCGTTCTCCAGCGACTCTGATTGAGAGGGAGGACACGTGGCGAGATCTACTGACTTCACGGCGAAAACTTCACCGTCGATTTTACTCACGGCTTTGCTTACGGTTCCAAAACATCCTCTTCCAATACAAGAACCTCGAAtccaagaagatgatgatgaagaagtgCTCTGTTTCTCCATATCTGCTTTGAACTAACTTTCGTGTGTAAATTCTCAAGGACACACGACGGGTGTATTTATAGGTGTGTCCGAAGTGCCAAATGTGAACGAGAAATAAAGTTGGAATTATATTAGTTTCCGACGTGGACGTTTCTTTTCTACTTGTCTTTCTGAATTTTGAAATCGTGAAGccattttaaaaaagtttcccACTTGggaaataaagtttaaatgtatttttagttAGACAAATGGATAACTAGAAGAAACAGTTTGTTGACGTCATTACGACACTTGGAGAAGTTCTCGGGATGTTCTGTAGTACTTTCCATATTATCCCTTAAGGAACAAGTTGCGGTCTGATCAGGTACGTTGATTTGTTACATGAAAAGGATAAAACTTGATATGTCAACGGCTCTAGTTTTTAAGCAATGTCAGTTatttttgtcaaattttttcttttgaattttcaacaaaataaaacGGTTGTTTTAATTAACTGTTTTGAAGTCATTAAAGTGTGATGAGATCTCTCCGACGAATCGTGGAACGGCAAACTAACTAAACGTGTCGATTGATTTTCGGACGTTTGTTCTGTTGACTTTTGTTGTTGGTTGAGTGTGCGTTATAGTTTTATGTTTGTTGACTGGAGTTGATTACACGATCAGACATGGAATATTCGGTGGTAATCTACCAATCAAGTACTATTC
Protein-coding regions in this window:
- the LOC111213073 gene encoding mitogen-activated protein kinase kinase kinase 18-like, translating into MEKQSTSSSSSSWIRGSCIGRGCFGTVSKAVSKIDGEVFAVKSVDLATCPPSQSESLENEIAILRSLKTHPHIVRFLDDDVSNEGTTSFRNLHLEYLPEGDVANVGKIVNDETLLRRYVWCLVSALGHVHANGIVHCDVKSKNVLVVNGGSFVKLADFGSAMELEKPAAEIASRGSPLWMAPEVVRREYQGPESDVWSLGCTVVEMLTGKPAWEDHGFDSLSRIGFSNELPFIPAGVSELCRDFLDKCLRRDRRQRWSCEQLLEHPFLCQDHHHLLFTTESSPRCVLDWVNSEFEEEEQSDELRVESMVSAMARISKLATIGGEAIWESNGWTEVRGNASEESGAQWEYPSSTRAESELNISPESTGDTGTRTVNEDSELTSVITCEILSLMVLLVVENIQIYATFYTNVFIRILYSCYHNQNNKKTKLRKNLSFILSLNFLFGIACDSDRSIYLMKTLLRGAMSVLTLNCVPLFGDNSHLHNSILVW